A stretch of the Gracilinanus agilis isolate LMUSP501 chromosome 4, AgileGrace, whole genome shotgun sequence genome encodes the following:
- the TMOD4 gene encoding tropomodulin-4 isoform X1, which yields MSSYRKELEKYKDIDEDEILRSLSPEELEQLDAELQEMDPENMLLPAGLRQRDQTKKSPTGPLDREALMQHLERQALETKERDDLVPFTGEKKGKPFIQPKREIPAEEQITLEPELEEALAKATDAEMCDIAAILGMYTLMSNKQYYDAICSGEICNTEGITSVVQPDKYKPVPDEPPNPTDIEETLKRIQSNDQGLEEVNLNNMQDIAAPTITELCQAMKGNTYVRRFSLVATRSGDPVANAIAEMLRENRSLQSLNIESNFISSAGLMAVLKAVRENSTLTELRVDNQRHWPGDAVEMEMAAMLEHCPSIVRFGYHFTQQGPRARAARAVTRNNELRRQQKKT from the exons ATGTCATCCTAccggaaagaactggaaaagtatAAGGACATTGATGAAGATGAGATCCTGAGAAGCCTGAGCCCCGAGGAGCTGGAGCAGCTGGACGCTGAGCTACAGGAAATGGACCCTGAA AACATGCTCCTGCCAGCCGGGCTCAGGCAACGTGACCAGACAAAGAAGAGCCCTACAGGGCCCCTGGACCGGGAAGCCCTGATGCAGCACCTGGAACGGCAAGCCTTGGAGACTAAGGAGCGAGATGACCTGGTGCCCTTCACAGGAGAGAAGAAGG GGAAACCATTCATCCAACCTAAGAGGGAAATCCCTGCGGAAGAACAGATCACTTTGGAACCTGAGTTAGAGGAGGCATTGGCCAAAGCCACAGATGCTGAAATGTGTGACATTGCAG CCATTCTGGGGATGTACACACTGATGAGCAACAAACAGTACTACGATGCCATCTGCAGTGGAGAAATCTGCAACACTGAAGGAATCACCA GTGTGGTACAGCCTGACAAATACAAGCCAGTACCAGATGAACCACCAAACCCTACGGACATTGAGGAGACGTTGAAGAGGATTCAGAGCAATGACCAGGGGCTGGAGGAGGTGAACCTCAATAATATGCAG GACATTGCGGCACCCACTATTACTGAGCTGTGCCAGGCAATGAAGGGGAATACCTATGTCCGGAGGTTCAGCCTAGTAGCTACACGAAGTGGTGACCCTGTAGCCAAT GCTATAGCTGAGATGTTGCGGGAGAATCGGAGCCTTCAGAGCCTCAACATTGAATCCAACTTCATCAGTAGTGCAGGGCTCATGGCTGTGCTAAAGGCTGTTCGGGAGAATTCCACACTTACTGAGCTAAGGGTGGATAACCAG CGTCACTGGCCAGGTGATGCTGTAGAGATGGAGATGGCTGCCATGCTGGAGCACTGTCCATCTATAGTACGATTTGGATACCATTTCACACAGCAAGGACCTCGGGCTCGGGCAGCTCGAGCAGTTACCCGCAACAATGAATTAC
- the TMOD4 gene encoding tropomodulin-4 isoform X2 yields the protein MSSYRKELEKYKDIDEDEILRSLSPEELEQLDAELQEMDPENMLLPAGLRQRDQTKKSPTGPLDREALMQHLERQALETKERDDLVPFTGEKKGKPFIQPKREIPAEEQITLEPELEEALAKATDAEMCDIAAILGMYTLMSNKQYYDAICSGEICNTEGITSVVQPDKYKPVPDEPPNPTDIEETLKRIQSNDQGLEEAIAEMLRENRSLQSLNIESNFISSAGLMAVLKAVRENSTLTELRVDNQRHWPGDAVEMEMAAMLEHCPSIVRFGYHFTQQGPRARAARAVTRNNELRRQQKKT from the exons ATGTCATCCTAccggaaagaactggaaaagtatAAGGACATTGATGAAGATGAGATCCTGAGAAGCCTGAGCCCCGAGGAGCTGGAGCAGCTGGACGCTGAGCTACAGGAAATGGACCCTGAA AACATGCTCCTGCCAGCCGGGCTCAGGCAACGTGACCAGACAAAGAAGAGCCCTACAGGGCCCCTGGACCGGGAAGCCCTGATGCAGCACCTGGAACGGCAAGCCTTGGAGACTAAGGAGCGAGATGACCTGGTGCCCTTCACAGGAGAGAAGAAGG GGAAACCATTCATCCAACCTAAGAGGGAAATCCCTGCGGAAGAACAGATCACTTTGGAACCTGAGTTAGAGGAGGCATTGGCCAAAGCCACAGATGCTGAAATGTGTGACATTGCAG CCATTCTGGGGATGTACACACTGATGAGCAACAAACAGTACTACGATGCCATCTGCAGTGGAGAAATCTGCAACACTGAAGGAATCACCA GTGTGGTACAGCCTGACAAATACAAGCCAGTACCAGATGAACCACCAAACCCTACGGACATTGAGGAGACGTTGAAGAGGATTCAGAGCAATGACCAGGGGCTGGAGGAG GCTATAGCTGAGATGTTGCGGGAGAATCGGAGCCTTCAGAGCCTCAACATTGAATCCAACTTCATCAGTAGTGCAGGGCTCATGGCTGTGCTAAAGGCTGTTCGGGAGAATTCCACACTTACTGAGCTAAGGGTGGATAACCAG CGTCACTGGCCAGGTGATGCTGTAGAGATGGAGATGGCTGCCATGCTGGAGCACTGTCCATCTATAGTACGATTTGGATACCATTTCACACAGCAAGGACCTCGGGCTCGGGCAGCTCGAGCAGTTACCCGCAACAATGAATTAC